CCGCATTCACGCCGCGGACCGGCGGGGCACCCGAGGCGGAGCCGGCTGCTGGGCAGCGAGCGCCCGCGACCCTCAGCTCCCCCGAGGGTTCTCACCCCTGCCCACCCGGTGCCCTCACGGCGCCCACTCCCTCAGGGAGCCCCGCTTTCCCTCTCGGGTGCCGGCTCACAGCATgatccaggttggacaggacctgaAGATCACTTAGTTCCAGCCCCCGAACTATCCCAACGCACTTCTCTGCTCCCGCTTCCTCCGAGAGCCCGTCTCCCCACGGGTGCCTGCTCCCCTCACGGCACCCGGCTGCCCTCAGGAAACCCGGCTCCCTTCCGGTCTCCGCTGTCCTCACGTCCCCTGCTCCCCGCGACGTCCCCCGTTGCGGTGCCCACCTGGTTGTTCTTGCAGAGGTCGGCCCACATGCTGGTGCCGTCGCCGCCCCGCATGAGCACATGGTAGGTGAAGAAGTAGATGCCGGGAATGGAGCAGGTGAACTTGCCAGTGGTGGGGTCGTAGTGGTTGCCCAGGTTGGTGACCACGTCGTCGAACTTGAGCACCTCGTAGCCCTCGTGCTGCCGCTTGAGGCCGGCGTAGAAGGCGATCTTGGGCACGGTGCTATAGGTGGCGGCGCTGATGGCCCCAGCCGCGTTCAGCCCCGGCGCGCCGGGGGGACCGGGCAGGCCTTGCCTCCCCGGCTCGCCCTTCTCACCCGGCGGCCCCACCGGGCCGGGCGGCCCCGGCTCCCCCGGGGGGCCGCGGGGCCCCGCTTTGCCCGGCCGTCCGGCCTCCCCCTTTGGCCCCTGGATGAAGGTGGGCAGGGACTGCATGAGGCCGCGGTCGGGCGTGGCCGCCGTGCTGGGCGCCTTGGTGCCGCCGTAGGGGTCGCAGACCATGCGGCAGGTGCCCAGCATCTCGTAGTGCGCCGAGGTGCCGGCCGAGCTGACCAGCACCGGGATGAGGatgaccagcagcagcaccatcaCCACCCCCAGCGCGCCGGCCGCGATCAGCCGCCGCCTGCTGCCCACCAGCCGGCTCAGCGCAGGGCGATCCTCTTGCCTGCTTTTGGACAAAATCTTGATGGTTGGCGGGGGACCTCCTCAGAGCCGAAAAACCGCCGAGCCCGCCCGAGCTCGGCTCCCCTGGGGCTTCGCCGCCCTCCCGCTGCCGGTGGCGGCGGGGGCTTCAGCGGGTCGCGGCTCTGCTGCGGCCGCGGGGCGGgagggagagcagaggagagcagcGGAGGGGAGGGAGCGCTGCCGCCGCGCCCCGGCCGCCCGCACTTTTATGCTCCTGCTGGCGAtcgacttttttttttgcaggctgTGCCAGTCTGAGTCAACTTTCCCTGGAACTTGCCTTTCCTCTCGCGATCGCCCCGCTCGCCTCCTCGCTTGCTCgctctctcctctttttcctcccctcgCACAGACGACAGTCCTCAGCGGGGACGCGCCTCccggccgccccgccgccgccccgctgCCCGCCGCCGAGAGCCCGAACCGCACCGCCGcgccggagccggagccggagccggagaGAGAGCGGGATCCTGCCCGGGTGCCACCTGCCAGGAGACGAGGAGGCTGACGAGCGCGCTGGAGCAATTTATAGGCACCCAAAAGCGCAGGGGAAAGGGGAGCTGCTTTGGCATCTCATTCCAgcatctgctctgctcttcccactCACAGAGAGTTTGGCATTACTCTGGCAGTGTGGGAAATATGTatttcccccccacacacctctctccctccccctcccctcccgcaAACGGATGAACAGTGAAATCGTGAGCCTCACTCACTAGCTGCATCTTGCGATGACAGCTCTTTCTGGAGCAGACCGAAAGGAAGAGATGTGTTTAGCAGCCTCTGGGTACCCTTCAGGTCACCGATCGAGAATTAAAAGGTCAATCCACCTCCTGCTTAACGCTTCCCTGAGGCTGACCTGCCATATTAGTGTTTTCTGGGAACTACTGCTTTAAATGTAGGGACGCTTTACAGTTGCCCATTGCACACTGAACATAAATCTCCCACCTCGCACAGTAACAGAGATTAGCATCTCTCACAACTTCGGatctccctcttctcccccttCTCCCGATTACAACCATGAAGGCAGAGAAGGAAGCGGTTCTTTCTATGAATTGGAATTGACGTTACCCATCACCGGCTGCAGTGTTTTCCCGGTGTTAAAGCCAGCCACCGCTTCGCTAGCAAACTGACACCGGGGAAAAGAGTTGCCTTTTGTGTAGAAGCCAAAGGCAAGTGCCGGGCATACGCAGATCAACAGATGCCTGGACctaagaaaaatacttctctgGTTTAAGCCGGCGGCAGCAAAGCGTTTTGTTAAGTcctgatataaaaaaaaaaaaaaaaaaaaattcttttttttttttttttcccctcgatctttttaattttcctttttgtgtacGCGTGTGAAAGGTTTCTCCTCCCCCAAGGGCTGATGAGCACCTCCATGGCTGAGTGGGAAGGTGAATGTGCAGTATTAGTGGCATTTCTCCTGAGAAAATACTAAGGAACTTGTCCTGCTTACAGATATACAAGGTACACAAAGAGCtgtttaaataaacaaacagaattgATTCCTAAATCATACTTCTGTATTCAGGAGCAATGGACGTCAATCAAACGCGGGTGACATTTGCCTGTCAATACAGGGATGATGGCTGGAAAGAGTGTGACTTATTACAGCAAGGCAAGAATCAGAAATGAGCAACAGCGGCAAATAGGACAACAACTAAATAATGGCATCTCCAGCGATTAGAGGGCTGTGATCTTGTCTTGGATTTTATTAGCACAAATCCCCTCTCCCCTCACCcgttctctttttttccttttctactcCGCAACACAATAAGGTCAAACAAGCAGGCGTTGGGAAACAAAGATTCATTGattcttccttttcagcagaaatgtCAGCAGCTCCTTTTGCTCTTTCCTGAGAGACTCAGAGGCAGCGAGTGTGTCCACCCTGCGTAGAGATGGGCCAGCCCAGCTCCTTATCTCCCGATAAAGCTTCCATTTCCCACACCTGTAAATATCCCTTgctccccccacttctttctttttaattcttcctcctttctctcctccgatgctctgtgtttaaaaaattctttatCTGGCACTGACACAAGCTGGCCGGTTCCCTCAGCTAAGGGCTTCCCCTAAAGACCCAGGAAGGCAGTTGAACAGAATTATGCTCATATCTCACTGCTCTCCTCACCCCATAGGAAAGGGCTTTCAGCGGTGCTCTTTCATCTGGGCGGGCAGAAAAGTTACGGTAAGAGTGACGGGTCCATCTCAGCCTGTAGCTGGGCCCTTGAGGGGTTGTATTTAGTTATCCCTAACCCAGGTGGTTTTCATGACAGGGATGTGCATAAACCTCCATTGCAACAGCCATGTTAGACCCTGGGAAAAACACTTTGCTCTCAAATAGGCACTAACTTCTCATGCCTTGTCAAACCATAGTGACGCTGGGTGACTTACTGGCATCAAGCACGCTCTCAGTTTCTTACTCCAGCTATAATAAGCCtgattttttaaagtgaagTCCTACCATGCGAACACATTTACCTTCTCAATAGACAAATAGTTTGATTCTCGTGCATATTGCCAAGAGCGCTCATTCACTCTGAACTCTTGCAGACTTTCTCCCAAAGAAGACAGCCACAAAAATCACACCTTGAGTAAGCAGAACTGAGAGAACAGGAACAGTACCGGTGCTGGGTTGTCAGTGGACCTTGTGTGTTAGCTGGGAATACAGCCTGGACCTTGAATGCCAGACCCATGTTTTAGTTACCAGATTACCCTTAGTTTCTaaggaaaaagtatttattgTCCAAGGAAACCAAGAATGGGAAACCAAAGGGCTCAGTTTTTCACTGGACCTCTCAGTATTCTGGAGCAAAGTTAAAGGAAATGTAGAAATCTCTTTTTACCATGGGACCTTTGTGTTCCTGAAGTGGTATGTCAGAGCATTGATTCACTGTAATTAAGGCTTGGGTAGCATTTATGCTATAGTATAATCTCCTCTCATGTTAAAGGCTAACACTCGAGCTTGACAGTCCATTCTTAATATCTTAATTGTACCTATGTGAGCTGCAGCCGATCTTAACGTGTtaaatttctttgtatttttggaGCCCTCTTGCAGGCTTGCTCCAGCCTTTCAGCCTGTTTGCTTCCCTTCCCGTCCTCTGGGCCTTTACACATTCAGACCGCAGCTGGTGTTCAAGCTGTATcccctgcagcttctgctctttGAAACAGCCTTCTCACAGCTCTTTTCCTTACTGACTAATTAGTTAATGTTCATACAGAGCCTTAAAGATGTACAGCATAACATGCATGTCCATTTTACACGTGTGACATTGCCTCAGCGCTAATATAGGGTAAACATGGAGAAAATGGTGTAAGAACACATCCACTAGCACACAGGGGAACACATTCTGCAGTTGCCAGGCACAAAATGGCTTCTTATGCCTGACATACTAAATTCAAAGGGTTAACCCAGGAAAAAATACCATGTGAGAAAGGGCAGCCTTTTACCAGCTACAGTGAGCAGGAGTAACATGGAAAAAGGCATATGCCAAACAAAGGAGTGTTCAAACGCTGTGCCAAGTTCCATACTGCTTCTGCTCACTCCtatctgcatttgttttgctcttccttatattttaactcttttttattattacctTACTGAAGCATTTTGAATTTCAGTCAACTCAAAAATTAAGGCTTTGCTACGCTGTACCTTTATATACCCTGGTTTAACTATGTGTTCCAAGGTTAGCATTTCAACCTGGATACCAGTGGTAGGATCAAGGAAAAACAGGCACTCCAATATGTGAGTTCAATgctacaaaataaaacatatcaTAAAAGGAGGACAAATATTCATATCAGATGGCTCAAAGTTACCATGGTGGTGACACGTTTGCTGCTATCCTCAAGCATTCCCGGTGTCCTATTTTACTTCTGCTCACTCAGTTTGGGCATGTGTCATGTAGTAGGCTCTGGACAGGGACACATCCTGTACCAGTTCGGGTAGAAGCTGGTACAGGCAGTGTTAACTAAGCTCTCCCAGAAACTTGCTTTGGTCAGCATGACTGAAGACCATCTGTGTTTATAGTGGTGCAAGTTGCCCACTggattatttaataaaattaagacTTTTATGCTCGTGGAAGGAAAATCAGCTTCAACGTacgagagaaaaaaaattgctgtgcTGTTGTTTTGAAGCTTTAACCTGTTCTCTGGAATGTCGGAAGCTGTTCTGCAGGGTATTCTCTGCTATTCAGGGATTTAAGCCATCTTCGTGTTTGTGTGCAACTGGAAATAGTCTGGATTTAGTTTTGTTAATAATGCCCTTTGAAGATCTGCCTCTGAATGTGAAggcaaacaggaaaatgaaccAGAGAAAATGTGTCCAGGCTTGAAAGGGTTACAACCACTTTTCAAACCTGAATGAGGGGGAATTCAGGGAGGGCTGTCACTAAAGTGACAGGGCTCAACAAAGAGAACTGGCAAATAAATTCCACATAACTCttcctttttagtttttaatctgaaaaagcaGTCAAACATGACTAGTTACTGGGTGGGGTGTCAATTAAAATGGAAAGAGCGGTACCCAAGTCATGTATATCATGTTTTGACTGGTGAATTACAGCAGATATAGAAACATATCTGAGTGTGTAAAAATAAGTCTTAAACACATAGGGAGCTAAAGATTACACATTCAACTGAGCAAGTTTAAAGATAGGAAATAATCGTGCATGCCACTTTATAAATGCCAACATAAATAGCAGTAATGAACAATAAAAGATAATCAGAATTGCAAGTGACCTTGTTTATTCCAAAGTTTAAATGACTAGTTGCAAGCATAAAAGATTGTTCTTGCAggtttctcctctcctttttcaCGCGCCTGCAAACCTCCTTCTCTCTTTGTGTTTTTCTCACAGTGATGCTCGTACTTCGACTCCGGTGGTGCTGGCCACTTGATTGCTCTTGCACTGGTGATGGTATAGAACTGCAAAGAGCCGTACCTAGCATCAGCTTCACAGTCTCTGGGTAAAGCTGCACCCACTGAGATCCTTTTTATATCTGTCACCCCTTCCAAGTGGCAGGCCCATGCTTTCCTttgcaggaggagctgtgagTTGGACAGTTTCTAGTGAGGTTACCAAGAGCCATGGTGCCATGGAGATGCAACTGAGCAACGTTTGCACCAACCAGTAAACAACTCTTCCATCAACAGCCTCCATTTTCCAATAAATGCACTGCATTTCAGGAACTGGGTTTCAAACAGTGAGGTTTTTTACACAGCACTTCTGCCAGCTTTCATCACAGGAGCCTGGACACCCTCTGCCCCCAGGCACCATGACAGTATCTGCTTGCAGCAGGGTCCAGCTCACAGTCTAGGTCAGCAATACTTGCTGAAAACACCCTTTTCCACTGCACACCACACCTCTCCCTTTCTGTAGGATGGGAAGTTTAACTTGTCACCCTCTTTTGGTGTAGAAGTCTTGGCTTCTGCAGCTGCCTATGTAACCACATCAGCAGTTGTGATATTTTTCATGTAAGCTTTTTGCTTGACCCCCCTTAACTCCCTCCTGATCAAAATCCATAGCAGATAACCTGTCATAAACAGGCACACAGAAGAACTCACAATGTTCATTAATAACCCTCAAAATAGAGAGACACTCTCATAAGTGCTATTAAATCAAGGAGTATTGCTAATAGTGAAGGCTACAGTGTCTGCATGCTTATGAAGATGTAAATAGTAAATACAAAGGGGTGGAAGATAAATGCTTCTAACATGGGAGTAAGATTAAACAACCACTTTGTCCCTGCTTAAAACTATACCACTAAGCAAAGGCATAAATCATGTTGCACTTCTATTAAAAATTATGTCAGTTGTTAGAGTCAATCAGGAGCAGATTTCCAGGTGATTTGCCCATGAGTATGATTTTGGTTACCTTTGAAATGGTTATTAGACTGCCAATGATATTAAAAAGGATGTTAGGGGGAAAAAGGCAAGAGCAGAGACAAGCTCTTCTAAACTGTCATCTGCGATTTACCCTTCGTCATCCAAACCTGAAGGACTCCTTTTCCATTGTTCTACCAACCCAGCAATCTTCTGGTGTTTCATACTGGTGTCCTTTATATTCATCAGGAGGTTGATGGATGGGCAATAAGAATGGATGGCTGGGAGTGGAAAACTCAAAATTAAAATCCCTGGAGTGGCAAGATGCccaagagatttattttttcttcagtcatCCCCtcaactgattttctttttgtgccTGATTATTGATTTCTGGGGTAGTTAATGGTGTAAATTACTGTTCAAATTGCAATTATTTCTgatcattcatttttcttcctaccTGTTTCATTAGTTAGAGCGGTAAACACTTTGATCCCAAACAATTTTCTTTACAACAAAATGGCATACAGTGGACTTTGGGGTGATCCTGCAAGATCAAAGGCTGAGCCTTTGATTATTATGGAAGGCAACTGTGACCAGAATTCTGTGGAATTTGGCTGTGCATcgttaaaaaaacccatgctGCAATATTGATCTGTAGGCCTGATCCATCACAAACTCTGAATTGCTCCACTGAGGTTAAGTTGTAAACTGAGTAGTTAACTAATGCAAGTGAGATCTACTTCTTGCATCACATTTGGAGCATTGCAAAGCACAGGGAGACGCAGGGAGTGCTCTCATCCCCAGAGGGGACTGATTGTGCTGCACAATGAGGAAGGGACTGGGACATTTCCTTGACACATTGTAGAGATAGGAGCCATGCAGAAGAACCATTGTGTATGTTTCCCGGCATAATGCATTGCCAATGCCATTACTAATAGGCTACCCTGTACTGGATGTAACTTTGGGTTTCGTATTTGTGAATTTAACTTGCACTTGTGCATTTAGtggtaacaacaacaacaaaaaaggatgtagactgaagagaaaaatcaaagtatttACCATCTTCTGAGATATGCATGTGTTCCTAAGCAATATATAAATTTTCAGCTAGACAGTTGGTATTCTTTCCATACAGCAATAAAACTCTAGTATGCAAAATTGCTGCACAAATCCCAAAAGCATCGGAGGAGAAGAGGAATGCGGCTGGCTGGGGAGCATGTCTACCATCTGGGGACTGAGATTTTCTACTCTCCAGGAAGACAAAATCTCAACTGTAATTTTCCTGTCATGTAGTCAGACATTATACATATGTTTATAATATGCAGAGGCACACACATGCACGTATAAGCACACAAATGTAAAATAGAAATGAGGATGGTTTTGtggaagcagaacaaaacactAAAATCTGTGTTTACTGCAATTCAGTAACCTGCTATTTTATCACAGAAGCATAGAATATcttgagctggaagggacccataacGATCACTGagtccagctccctgctcctcacaggactacCAAGAACTAATTTTGTGCATAATACCTATGCATacctgaatatatatataaaaccataTTTAGTGTTTTATTGTTTAAATGTAATCCAGAAGAGCAGGATAATATACGCAATATTCCATGAAAATATTCTCAATCACTGGCTCACACGTGGAGTTACTCTACTGAGTTAATTGATAGAGTGCCAAATGCTGTTTGCACTTTACACATCAGTGACTCCACTGGCCTGGAAGGAGCCCTCGCTCTTCTGTTACTATGCAGTGAAGCACACTGTACTTATACTAGAGTTTCACTGCTGTTTGTGAGAATGGATTTTAGCCTGGAATCTTTTGTTTAATTAACTTGAAATCGCTAATGTCAGTCTTTAAATATCTAAAAGAGGCAAGAGTCTTTTATTGAATTTAATGCCTGTGAGAGAGAATGAAATGGGAAGAATTTGCACTGAGTATCCTAATAAATGCTACTTCTCCCTGCAGAGCTTGGAGgaataagaagaaaataccaGAGGAGAGGGCAGTGCCTCTGAGCAGATTAAGACAATGTGACTGGGAGACTGCTGTGGACCTAGGTTACACAGGGAATGTTATTTCTGGAGAGCAGCATTTCTAGCCATAATGTTGTAGTGACACTGTGTTGAAATAAACATACTCAGGAGTTTCACTCTGAGTCGGGCACAACACAGCAGAGAGAGTGTGCCTGCAGGAGGAATCTTTCTACTTCTatgcacagagcagtgctgcagtgaaCAGTGGAAACTTCAAGGCAGCTTTGACCAAATTCTTCCTCCAGACAACTTGTCTGGTAACTGTGCCTCCAACATTTGCTCCCACCAGGTAGGGATATTAGTGACTTTAAGCACAAACTAATTTGCTGCCAGATTTGTCAGTCAGATTCCTGTACTGAGGAAGTATGGCAGGTGGAAAGC
This sequence is a window from Lathamus discolor isolate bLatDis1 chromosome 2, bLatDis1.hap1, whole genome shotgun sequence. Protein-coding genes within it:
- the C1QL3 gene encoding complement C1q-like protein 3 gives rise to the protein MVLLLVILIPVLVSSAGTSAHYEMLGTCRMVCDPYGGTKAPSTAATPDRGLMQSLPTFIQGPKGEAGRPGKAGPRGPPGEPGPPGPVGPPGEKGEPGRQGLPGPPGAPGLNAAGAISAATYSTVPKIAFYAGLKRQHEGYEVLKFDDVVTNLGNHYDPTTGKFTCSIPGIYFFTYHVLMRGGDGTSMWADLCKNNQVRASAIAQDADQNYDYASNSVVLHLEPGDEVYIKLDGGKAHGGNNNKYSTFSGFIIYAD